The following are encoded in a window of Novosphingobium sp. THN1 genomic DNA:
- the obgE gene encoding GTPase ObgE has product MHFLDQAKIFIRSGQGGPGAVSFRREKYVEYGGPDGGNGGKGGDIIFEAVTGLNTLIDFRYTQHFKAQRGGGGAGQNRTGAGGNDLVIKVPVGTQILDDDRETVLLDMTEVGVQKVLLRGGDGGRGNASYKSSTNRAPRQHGPGWPGEEMYVWLRLKLLADAGLVGLPNAGKSTFINQITNTKAKVGDYAFTTLRPQLGVVRHRNREFVLADIPGLIEGAADGAGIGDRFLGHIERCRVLIHLIDIHSETDPAEAMQIVESELEAYGAGLDEKPRLIALNKIDLVDAELVKAFTKELREAGARKVYPISGATGKGMDALLDAVLEHLPLATATERPTGEVEEETDQKPWSPI; this is encoded by the coding sequence ATGCATTTTCTCGATCAGGCCAAGATCTTCATCCGTTCAGGGCAGGGCGGCCCCGGCGCTGTCAGCTTCCGGCGTGAGAAGTATGTCGAATACGGTGGCCCCGACGGCGGCAACGGCGGCAAGGGCGGCGACATCATCTTCGAAGCCGTGACCGGCCTCAACACCCTGATCGATTTCCGTTATACCCAGCACTTCAAGGCGCAGCGCGGCGGCGGCGGCGCAGGCCAGAACCGCACCGGTGCCGGCGGCAACGATCTGGTCATCAAGGTGCCGGTCGGCACCCAGATTCTTGACGATGACCGCGAGACCGTCCTGCTCGACATGACCGAAGTGGGCGTGCAGAAGGTCCTTCTGCGCGGCGGCGATGGCGGCCGGGGCAATGCCTCGTACAAGTCCTCTACCAATCGTGCCCCGCGCCAGCACGGTCCCGGCTGGCCCGGCGAGGAGATGTACGTCTGGCTGCGGCTGAAGCTGCTGGCGGATGCCGGTCTTGTCGGCCTGCCCAACGCGGGCAAATCCACTTTCATCAATCAGATCACCAACACCAAGGCCAAGGTTGGCGATTACGCCTTTACCACGCTGCGCCCGCAACTGGGCGTTGTGCGCCATCGCAACCGGGAATTCGTGCTGGCGGATATTCCCGGCCTGATCGAGGGGGCCGCCGACGGTGCCGGCATCGGTGACCGTTTCCTCGGTCATATCGAGCGCTGCCGCGTGCTGATTCACCTCATCGACATCCACAGCGAGACCGATCCCGCCGAAGCCATGCAGATCGTCGAGAGCGAACTTGAGGCCTACGGTGCCGGGCTTGATGAAAAGCCCCGCCTGATCGCCCTCAACAAGATCGACCTGGTCGATGCAGAACTGGTCAAGGCCTTCACCAAGGAACTGCGCGAGGCAGGCGCGCGCAAGGTCTATCCGATCTCCGGCGCGACCGGGAAGGGCATGGATGCCCTGCTCGATGCAGTGCTCGAACACTTGCCTCTTGCCACGGCGACCGAACGGCCGACGGGCGAAGTCGAGGAAGAGACTGACCAGAAGCCATGGTCGCCGATCTGA
- the ftsZ gene encoding cell division protein FtsZ: protein MSINIGPPAIDELRPRITVIGVGGAGGNAIANMINAQIEGVEFIVVNTDAQALNNSIAENRIQLGPDITQGLGAGARPEVGRAAAEETIEELERALEGVHMVFIAAGMGGGTGTGAAPVIAEAARRKGVLTVGVVTKPFLFEGTRRMRSAESGIEELQKHVDTLIVIPNQNLFLVAKAETTFKEAFQLADEVLQQGVRSITDLMVMPGLINLDFADVRSVMGEMGKAMMGTGEGEGPNRALEAAERAIANPLLDGVSMQGAKGVIISIIGGDDMKLLEVDEAANHIRELVDPNANIIWGSAFNPDLDGKIRVSVVATGIEQSQEQAEIASRPVSIPSSARGPAVPTAAPAAPVYTPPAAAAPEPAQPAWTPAAEQVQPEAPAAPEPEPLDLTLDLSAAQEEPASDELLLGGIEAPAEPPVAAPAPEPAPQMPRLGRAPEQEPAKPAGGSTLFERMANLSRGNRAPTGDDDGDEGGSLNIPRFLGRQNNQ from the coding sequence ATGAGCATCAACATCGGACCGCCGGCAATTGACGAACTTCGTCCCCGGATCACGGTGATCGGGGTTGGTGGCGCAGGCGGCAATGCCATCGCCAACATGATCAACGCGCAGATCGAGGGCGTCGAGTTCATCGTCGTCAATACCGATGCGCAGGCGCTGAATAATTCTATCGCCGAAAACCGCATCCAGCTCGGCCCGGACATCACGCAGGGCCTTGGTGCGGGTGCTCGCCCCGAAGTGGGCCGCGCTGCTGCGGAAGAGACGATCGAGGAACTCGAGCGCGCCCTGGAAGGCGTGCACATGGTGTTCATCGCCGCCGGCATGGGCGGCGGCACCGGCACCGGCGCGGCTCCTGTCATTGCCGAAGCTGCCCGTCGCAAGGGCGTGCTCACTGTTGGCGTGGTGACCAAGCCGTTCCTGTTCGAAGGCACGCGCCGCATGCGCTCGGCCGAAAGCGGCATCGAGGAGCTGCAGAAGCACGTCGATACGCTCATCGTCATTCCGAACCAGAACCTGTTTCTGGTGGCCAAGGCGGAGACGACCTTCAAGGAAGCGTTCCAGCTCGCCGACGAAGTGCTGCAGCAAGGCGTCCGCTCGATCACCGACCTCATGGTCATGCCGGGCCTGATCAACCTCGACTTTGCCGACGTCCGCTCGGTCATGGGCGAGATGGGCAAGGCGATGATGGGCACGGGCGAGGGCGAAGGTCCGAACCGCGCGCTGGAAGCGGCCGAACGCGCGATCGCCAATCCGCTGCTCGATGGCGTTTCGATGCAGGGCGCCAAGGGCGTGATCATCTCGATCATCGGTGGCGACGACATGAAGCTGCTCGAGGTTGACGAAGCCGCCAACCACATCCGCGAACTGGTCGATCCCAACGCGAACATCATCTGGGGTTCGGCCTTCAATCCCGATCTTGATGGCAAAATCCGGGTTTCGGTTGTCGCAACCGGTATCGAACAGAGCCAGGAGCAGGCGGAGATCGCATCGCGTCCGGTCTCGATCCCGAGCAGCGCGCGCGGCCCCGCCGTGCCAACGGCTGCACCTGCGGCACCTGTCTACACGCCGCCGGCTGCTGCCGCTCCGGAGCCTGCGCAACCGGCATGGACGCCTGCGGCAGAGCAGGTCCAGCCCGAAGCGCCAGCCGCGCCCGAGCCGGAGCCGCTCGATCTTACGCTCGACCTTTCCGCCGCGCAGGAGGAACCTGCCTCGGATGAACTGCTTCTGGGTGGCATTGAGGCTCCTGCCGAACCGCCAGTGGCCGCGCCCGCGCCGGAACCTGCGCCGCAGATGCCCCGCCTCGGCCGCGCGCCGGAGCAGGAGCCCGCAAAGCCTGCCGGCGGCAGCACCCTGTTCGAGCGTATGGCCAATCTCTCGCGCGGCAATCGTGCCCCCACCGGCGATGACGATGGCGATGAAGGCGGTTCGCTGAATATTCCGCGCTTCCTCGGCCGCCAGAACAACCAGTAA
- a CDS encoding NAD(P)-dependent oxidoreductase: protein MAAELLAITGATGFVGQAVLDYAARAGIEVRALARRPQDARVGVEWVQGDLNDKRALQRLVGRASVVLHIAGVVNAPDEQGFEDGNVWGTLNVVNAALEAGVPRFIHVSSLSAREPGLSVYGRSKLRGEKIVKASSLDWTVVRPPAVYGPRDTEMFELFKLARRGIVPLPPQGHLSIIHVGDLARLLLALIPGGEEVTHLTFEPDDGTPGGWTHNDLAKAIGMAVGRRATAVNLPASILRLGAKLDATFRGKGAKLTLDRVGYMCHPDWRAGEGNQPPPAIWMPQVETAMGLHATAAWYREAGWLK from the coding sequence ATGGCTGCGGAACTGCTGGCGATTACCGGAGCCACCGGCTTCGTCGGCCAGGCCGTGCTCGATTATGCCGCCCGCGCCGGGATCGAGGTCCGCGCGCTTGCCCGCCGCCCGCAGGATGCGCGCGTTGGCGTCGAATGGGTTCAGGGTGATCTCAATGACAAGCGCGCCCTCCAGCGCCTGGTCGGCCGGGCCAGCGTTGTCCTGCACATCGCCGGCGTGGTCAACGCGCCCGACGAGCAGGGCTTCGAGGATGGCAACGTCTGGGGCACGCTCAACGTCGTCAACGCCGCGCTGGAGGCGGGGGTCCCGCGCTTCATCCACGTCTCGTCTCTCTCGGCGCGTGAACCGGGCCTGTCGGTCTATGGTCGGTCCAAGTTGCGCGGAGAGAAGATCGTCAAGGCCAGCAGTCTTGACTGGACCGTGGTGCGTCCGCCGGCCGTCTACGGCCCGCGCGACACCGAGATGTTTGAGCTGTTCAAGCTGGCGCGAAGGGGAATCGTGCCGCTCCCGCCGCAGGGACATCTTTCGATCATCCACGTGGGTGATCTCGCCCGCCTGCTGCTCGCCCTGATCCCCGGAGGCGAGGAGGTTACGCACCTGACCTTCGAACCCGATGACGGCACCCCGGGAGGATGGACCCACAACGATCTTGCCAAGGCCATCGGCATGGCCGTGGGCAGGCGCGCCACCGCAGTGAACCTCCCTGCCAGCATTCTGCGCCTGGGCGCCAAGCTTGACGCCACGTTCCGCGGAAAGGGCGCCAAGCTCACGCTCGATCGCGTTGGCTACATGTGCCACCCGGACTGGCGCGCGGGCGAGGGCAACCAGCCGCCGCCCGCCATCTGGATGCCCCAAGTCGAAACCGCGATGGGACTTCACGCCACGGCCGCGTGGTACCGCGAGGCGGGCTGGCTCAAATGA
- a CDS encoding pyrroline-5-carboxylate reductase has product MTKTFLQFGCGNMGGAMLKGWLAGGIAPEIFTIVDPYLENAPPGTRLLGSAPEGEGAFDVVLLGFKPQQLPAAAASVRPFVGANTLLLSILAGVDLATLRASFPEARAIVRVMPNLAAALGKSPIALVGDADQAARAETEALMVPLGQAEWLGGEDQMDLVTALAGSGPAFVYRFIDALAQGAAVLGLPREQADRLALSMVEGAAMLAAASEHAPGELARRVASPGGVTQVGIDVLDADDRLVRLMEDTLRGARDRSAEMTEQARKAG; this is encoded by the coding sequence ATGACCAAGACCTTTCTCCAGTTCGGCTGCGGCAACATGGGCGGAGCCATGCTCAAGGGCTGGCTGGCTGGCGGCATTGCGCCTGAGATCTTCACAATCGTTGACCCGTATCTGGAGAATGCGCCGCCGGGTACGCGGTTGCTGGGTTCCGCGCCCGAAGGCGAGGGGGCATTCGATGTCGTGTTGCTGGGTTTCAAACCGCAGCAGTTGCCCGCCGCGGCCGCTTCGGTCCGGCCATTCGTCGGCGCGAACACGCTCCTGCTCTCGATTCTGGCGGGTGTCGATCTTGCCACCTTGCGCGCCAGCTTCCCTGAGGCCCGCGCCATCGTCCGCGTCATGCCGAACCTTGCCGCAGCGCTTGGCAAGTCGCCGATTGCGCTGGTCGGCGATGCGGACCAAGCCGCGCGCGCTGAAACCGAAGCTCTGATGGTGCCGCTTGGCCAGGCCGAATGGCTTGGTGGTGAGGACCAGATGGACCTGGTAACCGCACTTGCCGGCTCGGGCCCTGCGTTTGTCTATCGCTTCATCGATGCGCTGGCACAAGGTGCTGCTGTGCTCGGCTTGCCGCGCGAGCAGGCGGATCGGCTGGCGCTGTCGATGGTCGAAGGCGCAGCGATGCTCGCGGCAGCGTCCGAGCACGCACCGGGCGAGCTTGCCCGCCGTGTCGCGAGCCCCGGAGGCGTCACGCAGGTGGGTATCGACGTGCTCGATGCCGATGACCGGTTGGTCCGCCTCATGGAAGACACGTTGCGCGGCGCGCGAGATCGCAGCGCCGAGATGACCGAGCAGGCGCGCAAGGCGGGTTGA
- a CDS encoding YbjN domain-containing protein, with protein MRTGHDDNEREEAAPVDMIASLFEARGWPCEFVSDDEVTGEIQGSWANYQLRAIWRVEDHVLQILCLPDIRIPDDKKPAVYELMAMINEQVWIGHFDIWSNGSVLLYRHGLMLGDEGLLSISQAQAAIEAAVDECDRFYPAFQFILWGDKSPADALASAMVDAAGEA; from the coding sequence ATGCGGACCGGCCATGACGACAACGAGCGCGAGGAGGCAGCGCCTGTCGACATGATCGCCTCGCTTTTCGAGGCGCGCGGTTGGCCATGCGAGTTCGTCTCAGACGATGAGGTCACCGGCGAGATCCAGGGCTCATGGGCCAATTATCAGCTGCGTGCCATCTGGCGCGTCGAGGATCACGTCCTCCAGATTCTCTGCCTGCCCGACATTCGCATTCCCGATGACAAGAAGCCCGCTGTCTACGAGCTGATGGCGATGATCAACGAGCAGGTTTGGATCGGCCATTTCGACATCTGGTCCAACGGTTCCGTCCTGCTTTACCGTCATGGGCTCATGCTTGGTGACGAAGGTCTGCTCAGCATCAGCCAGGCTCAGGCCGCGATCGAGGCGGCAGTGGATGAATGCGACCGGTTCTATCCGGCGTTTCAGTTCATCTTGTGGGGCGACAAGAGCCCGGCCGATGCCCTGGCCAGCGCCATGGTGGATGCGGCAGGCGAGGCTTGA
- a CDS encoding SPOR domain-containing protein, which yields MTNRLPIAQFSGSSRLRLALALLFCAAAPRAFAQVDDDPDGPATVSRPVVQSTAPSPSRELNAALARLAADPRNVAALFDAASAALKLGDSDAAIGFLARADEVQPGNARTKALLGKAQLVAENPVEAIRSFDEAERAGADTFAMAADRALAYDLVGDNGRAQRWYQVALSRGGDDEITRRYAMSLAISGDRRGAEALLSPLIEKQDRAAWRTRTFAMAVTGGPDEAVAIAYASMPQDLASGIAPYLRYMPRLTPAQQAAAANFGRFPRAADIGRDDPRVVQYAALNPRAPRTAEAGLIPAGAPLGPSVASSEKPSREKRRRPGKSDGAASSAVVVRPAVRTSPPAELPPVQSYASAAPAVQSAPPASMTPAVPGPTVPRPTVLSALDVPPGSVRPAVPPIRPAQSASVQPSVTRPLTTPAPTTTIAPSPNPIAKPGFQQDLTAAPTTAVARTASATSSAQPTSPSPAGNVRPAPSLASASGFDLAKVGSVTAAPPATAAASASTAGSAPGVASAPASAPVAASGTVAPVPLPPPGHAASAYTPPPARDLATLFKSFTPPPEERVSSVPAVDITRIAPGPAAKGAKPDPRGERPDGPTDVSRTPAKELQKPAARDAVKLGKDGKPIKDPKAAAKDAQEAKAKKAAPSHPSRIWVQVLTGANKGVMDSEWRRLVKEAPTLLRSRKPYLSPWRSNFRLLTGPFDSEADAQDFVTKLKKDGVSSYQWTSPAGQAVDTLSLK from the coding sequence ATGACGAATCGGCTCCCCATCGCGCAGTTCTCGGGCTCATCGCGTCTAAGGCTCGCTCTGGCGCTCCTGTTTTGCGCTGCAGCGCCACGGGCATTCGCGCAGGTGGATGACGATCCTGATGGCCCCGCCACGGTATCGCGCCCCGTGGTGCAGTCTACGGCCCCCAGTCCCAGCCGCGAGCTCAATGCCGCATTGGCACGACTTGCTGCCGATCCACGCAATGTTGCCGCGCTGTTCGATGCAGCCAGCGCTGCACTGAAGCTGGGTGACAGCGATGCTGCGATCGGGTTTCTGGCGCGGGCTGACGAGGTCCAGCCGGGCAATGCCCGAACCAAGGCCCTGCTCGGCAAGGCCCAGCTTGTCGCGGAAAATCCGGTCGAGGCTATCCGCTCCTTTGATGAGGCGGAACGGGCTGGCGCTGATACATTTGCCATGGCTGCGGACCGGGCGCTTGCCTACGATCTCGTTGGTGACAATGGCCGCGCACAGCGGTGGTATCAGGTTGCGCTGAGCCGGGGCGGGGACGACGAAATCACGCGCCGCTATGCGATGAGCCTTGCCATATCGGGCGATCGGCGCGGCGCCGAGGCGCTGCTTTCGCCGTTGATCGAAAAGCAGGATCGCGCAGCATGGCGGACTCGCACGTTTGCGATGGCCGTGACTGGCGGGCCGGACGAGGCAGTGGCCATCGCCTACGCCTCGATGCCGCAAGATCTGGCATCGGGCATTGCGCCTTACTTGCGTTATATGCCGCGCCTTACGCCGGCGCAGCAGGCCGCCGCTGCAAATTTCGGGCGCTTTCCCCGTGCAGCAGACATCGGGCGCGATGATCCGCGCGTGGTGCAATATGCTGCGCTCAACCCGCGCGCGCCGCGCACAGCGGAAGCGGGCCTGATTCCGGCAGGTGCGCCCCTCGGCCCATCCGTCGCCTCCAGCGAAAAGCCCAGCCGCGAGAAGCGCCGCCGTCCCGGCAAGAGCGATGGCGCCGCATCTTCGGCGGTTGTCGTACGTCCAGCCGTGCGGACATCGCCTCCGGCAGAGCTGCCGCCGGTCCAGAGTTATGCGAGCGCCGCGCCAGCAGTGCAGTCAGCTCCTCCGGCCAGTATGACCCCGGCAGTACCCGGCCCGACAGTTCCCCGCCCGACCGTGCTTTCAGCGCTCGACGTACCGCCCGGGTCTGTGCGTCCTGCTGTTCCGCCGATCCGGCCTGCACAATCGGCATCGGTCCAGCCGTCGGTCACCCGGCCGCTGACAACCCCGGCTCCTACGACGACGATCGCGCCATCGCCAAACCCGATTGCGAAGCCCGGCTTCCAGCAGGATCTGACTGCCGCGCCAACTACGGCAGTTGCCCGAACAGCGAGCGCCACGTCCTCTGCGCAGCCAACGTCGCCCTCTCCTGCGGGCAATGTTCGGCCAGCGCCGTCGCTTGCATCGGCGAGCGGGTTTGATCTGGCGAAGGTCGGGTCGGTTACCGCTGCCCCGCCTGCCACTGCGGCGGCTTCGGCATCTACCGCGGGATCAGCACCCGGTGTCGCTTCTGCCCCCGCAAGCGCTCCAGTTGCTGCGTCCGGAACGGTCGCGCCGGTGCCATTACCGCCGCCAGGGCACGCGGCATCGGCTTACACGCCTCCGCCAGCGCGTGATCTGGCCACCTTGTTCAAATCGTTCACTCCCCCGCCGGAGGAGCGCGTTTCGTCGGTTCCGGCGGTCGACATCACGCGCATTGCCCCCGGTCCCGCCGCCAAGGGTGCCAAGCCTGACCCTCGCGGTGAACGGCCTGACGGCCCGACCGATGTGTCGCGAACGCCCGCCAAGGAGCTGCAGAAGCCAGCGGCCAGGGATGCGGTGAAACTTGGCAAGGACGGGAAGCCGATCAAGGATCCCAAGGCTGCCGCAAAGGACGCACAAGAGGCGAAGGCCAAGAAGGCCGCTCCCAGCCACCCAAGCCGTATCTGGGTGCAGGTGCTGACTGGTGCGAACAAGGGCGTCATGGACAGCGAGTGGCGTCGTCTCGTGAAGGAGGCGCCGACGCTGCTGCGCTCGCGCAAGCCCTATCTTTCGCCGTGGCGCAGCAATTTCCGCCTTCTGACCGGTCCCTTCGACAGCGAGGCTGACGCGCAGGATTTCGTCACGAAACTCAAGAAGGACGGGGTTTCGAGTTACCAGTGGACCAGCCCTGCCGGCCAGGCGGTAGATACGCTTTCGCTCAAATAA